The following proteins come from a genomic window of Streptococcus pneumoniae:
- a CDS encoding L-ribulose-5-phosphate 4-epimerase has product MNQVINAMRKRVCDANQSLPKHGLVKFTWGNVSEVNRELGVIVIKPSGVDYDELTPENMVVTDLDGKILEGDLRPSSDLPTHVQLYKAWSEIGSVVHTHSTEAVGWAQAGRDIPFYGTTHADYFYGSIPCARSLTKDEVEVAYEKDTGLVIVEEFEHRGLNPVEVPGIVVRNHGPFTWGKNPENAVYHSVVLEEVSKMNRFTEQINPRVGPAPQYILEKHYQRKHGPNAYYGQK; this is encoded by the coding sequence ATGAATCAAGTAATCAATGCTATGCGTAAACGAGTCTGTGATGCCAATCAATCATTGCCAAAACATGGACTTGTCAAATTTACCTGGGGGAATGTATCTGAAGTTAATCGCGAACTCGGTGTCATTGTTATCAAACCATCAGGCGTGGATTATGACGAATTGACACCTGAAAACATGGTAGTGACTGATCTAGATGGTAAGATCCTAGAAGGGGATTTAAGACCATCTTCCGACCTCCCAACTCATGTGCAATTATATAAGGCTTGGTCAGAAATTGGTAGTGTGGTTCACACCCATTCGACAGAAGCTGTTGGTTGGGCTCAGGCAGGTCGTGATATTCCTTTCTACGGAACAACCCATGCAGATTATTTCTACGGTTCAATCCCTTGCGCCCGTAGTTTGACCAAGGACGAAGTAGAAGTGGCCTATGAAAAAGATACTGGCCTGGTTATCGTAGAAGAGTTTGAACATCGCGGACTTAACCCGGTTGAAGTACCAGGAATTGTTGTACGCAATCACGGTCCATTCACCTGGGGCAAAAATCCAGAGAATGCTGTTTATCACTCTGTCGTACTAGAGGAAGTATCAAAGATGAATCGCTTTACAGAACAAATCAATCCAAGAGTTGGACCTGCTCCCCAGTACATACTAGAAAAACACTACCAACGTAAACATGGACCAAATGCTTATTATGGTCAAAAGTAA